A window of Halomonas sp. H10-9-1 contains these coding sequences:
- the dinG gene encoding ATP-dependent DNA helicase DinG translates to MLDEALKSEIQTAYRHALEGLGLTPRYGQRLMIAEIARTLAGIEADESGKRTSDEHVCVLEAGTGTGKTLAYLLAALPVAKARGKRLVISTATVALQEQVLHQDLPALKAHSGIDFSYALAKGRGRYVCVARLDQALDGGEENPTLSMFEQALEGGGDDWQSLVKALGDAYGSGRWEGDRDSWPEAIKDEHWRRLTVDHRQCTNRRCGHFGACAFFRARRDMEQADIIVANHDLVLADLSLGGGVVLPDPGDCIHVFDEGHHLPDKALNHFTYRFGVNAGLRWMRNLRKSLTELNAALGGQPTLARLLATLPQAMDAAEPRLGEAFALGHQLAERPQGLGDGEEFHQHRFEMGRAPQALREHAAALVTLFAELSRTLESMADILRESLDPEKHTGLPRDAAEAWLPLVALLYGRALEAHALWQAFGATDPEGEPPRARWLTLERFGGEPELTFSASPVSAAHTLAKSLWGTTFGAVVTSATLTALGRFERLQERAGLANRYRYQRLPSPFDYSRAVLSVPREAVDPADREGHERAIVDFVQGLGKQEAVLMLFSSRAQLRAVEKALPRPLAERVLAQDRLPKRELIVRHRERVDAGEGSIIFGLASFAEGIDLPGDYLTHVVITRLPFAVPDDPVGATLAEWIESRGGNPFMRISVPDASIKLVQACGRLIRKEADHGRITLLDRRVLTRRYGRALLDSLPPFVREIDGVRR, encoded by the coding sequence ATGCTCGACGAGGCCCTGAAGAGCGAGATCCAGACCGCCTACCGCCATGCGCTGGAGGGCCTCGGGCTCACGCCCCGCTATGGCCAGCGCCTGATGATCGCCGAGATCGCCCGCACCCTGGCGGGCATCGAGGCCGACGAGTCCGGCAAGCGCACAAGCGACGAGCATGTCTGCGTGCTCGAGGCAGGCACCGGCACCGGCAAGACCCTGGCCTACCTGCTCGCCGCCCTGCCGGTGGCCAAGGCCCGCGGCAAGCGGCTGGTGATCTCCACCGCCACGGTGGCGCTGCAGGAGCAGGTACTCCATCAGGACCTCCCGGCGCTCAAGGCCCACAGCGGGATCGACTTCAGCTACGCCCTGGCCAAGGGGCGTGGCCGCTATGTGTGCGTGGCGCGCCTCGACCAGGCCCTCGATGGCGGCGAGGAGAACCCCACCCTGTCGATGTTCGAGCAGGCCCTCGAGGGGGGTGGCGACGACTGGCAGTCGCTGGTCAAGGCGCTGGGCGATGCCTACGGCAGCGGCCGCTGGGAGGGAGACCGCGATAGCTGGCCCGAGGCCATCAAGGATGAACACTGGCGGCGCCTGACCGTGGACCACCGCCAGTGCACCAACCGACGCTGCGGCCACTTCGGCGCCTGCGCCTTCTTTCGCGCCCGCCGCGACATGGAACAGGCCGACATCATCGTCGCCAACCATGACCTGGTGCTGGCCGACCTCTCCCTGGGCGGCGGCGTAGTGCTGCCCGACCCGGGCGACTGCATCCACGTCTTCGACGAGGGGCACCACCTGCCCGACAAGGCGCTCAACCACTTCACCTATCGCTTCGGTGTGAATGCCGGCCTGCGCTGGATGCGCAATCTCAGGAAGTCGCTCACCGAGCTCAACGCCGCCCTGGGTGGCCAGCCCACCCTGGCGCGGCTGCTGGCCACCCTGCCCCAGGCGATGGATGCCGCCGAGCCGCGACTGGGCGAGGCCTTCGCCCTGGGCCACCAGTTGGCTGAACGCCCCCAGGGACTCGGCGACGGCGAGGAGTTTCATCAGCACCGCTTCGAGATGGGGCGCGCCCCGCAGGCGCTGCGCGAGCACGCCGCGGCGCTGGTCACGCTGTTCGCCGAGCTCTCCCGCACCCTGGAGAGCATGGCCGACATCCTGCGCGAGAGCCTCGACCCCGAGAAGCATACCGGCCTGCCCCGGGACGCCGCCGAGGCGTGGCTGCCGCTGGTGGCGCTGCTCTACGGCCGCGCCCTGGAGGCCCACGCCCTGTGGCAGGCCTTCGGCGCGACCGACCCCGAGGGCGAACCTCCGCGGGCACGCTGGCTGACCCTGGAACGCTTCGGCGGCGAGCCGGAGCTGACCTTCTCGGCCAGCCCCGTGTCGGCCGCCCACACGCTGGCCAAGAGCCTGTGGGGCACCACCTTCGGTGCCGTGGTCACCTCGGCGACACTGACCGCCCTGGGGCGCTTCGAGCGGCTGCAGGAGCGCGCCGGGCTGGCCAACCGCTATCGCTACCAGCGCCTGCCCAGCCCCTTCGACTACTCCCGCGCGGTGCTCAGCGTGCCCAGGGAGGCGGTCGACCCCGCCGACCGCGAGGGCCATGAGCGGGCCATCGTCGACTTCGTTCAGGGGCTAGGCAAGCAGGAGGCGGTGCTGATGCTGTTCTCCTCCCGGGCCCAGCTGCGTGCCGTGGAGAAGGCACTGCCCAGGCCGCTGGCCGAGCGGGTACTGGCCCAGGACCGCCTGCCCAAGCGCGAGCTGATCGTCCGTCATCGCGAGCGGGTCGACGCCGGCGAGGGCAGCATCATCTTCGGCCTGGCGAGCTTCGCCGAGGGGATCGACCTGCCCGGTGACTACCTGACCCATGTGGTCATCACCCGGCTGCCCTTCGCGGTGCCTGACGACCCGGTAGGTGCCACCCTGGCCGAATGGATCGAGAGCCGCGGCGGCAACCCCTTCATGCGCATCAGCGTGCCGGACGCCTCCATCAAGCTGGTCCAGGCCTGCGGCCGCCTGATCCGCAAGGAGGCCGACCACGGTCGCATCACCCTGCTCGACAGGCGCGTGCTCACCCGGCGCTACGGGCGGGCACTGCTCGACTCGCTACCGCCCTTCGTGCGCGAGATCGACGGGGTGAGGCGGTAG
- a CDS encoding MucB/RseB C-terminal domain-containing protein, translated as MRVLRSCAAGLLPFLLATSVPAVAMQATPEVERFDCRALAEEPAPQSARDWYELSLWAGHCYRYDAHAVRIGFDGVRTLVLSHEVSEGVEHGRIRFLDGPPMAVERHSRIGRLGWSGGNQAPATPEGIAASIDSHYRLSLGGEERIANRRARRLDVSPLDSFRYGKRLWLDVDTGLTLKQSLLDETGRVVETFQLTVLERPRLHQGEVSVDAPREAPRDAWRPGWLPAGFRSLPVETGSGPHGSEVTHRLYSDGLSTFSVFVSPLDGIASLAPGLHRLGVSHAVVRHRDLGGAPRQVLVMGEMPPRVLLRVADALSWEATDS; from the coding sequence ATGCGCGTTCTTCGCAGCTGCGCCGCGGGCCTTCTGCCGTTTCTGCTGGCGACCTCGGTGCCGGCGGTGGCGATGCAGGCGACGCCCGAGGTGGAGCGCTTCGACTGCCGTGCACTCGCGGAGGAGCCTGCCCCCCAGAGTGCGCGCGACTGGTATGAGCTCAGTCTCTGGGCGGGTCACTGTTACCGCTATGACGCCCACGCGGTGCGTATCGGTTTCGACGGCGTGCGTACCCTCGTGCTCAGTCACGAGGTCAGTGAAGGCGTCGAGCATGGCCGGATCCGTTTCCTCGATGGCCCCCCCATGGCCGTCGAGCGGCACAGCCGCATCGGTCGCCTGGGCTGGTCGGGGGGCAACCAGGCGCCCGCCACACCAGAGGGCATCGCTGCCAGCATCGACTCCCACTACCGACTGAGTCTGGGCGGCGAGGAGCGCATCGCCAACCGGCGCGCCCGACGCCTGGATGTTTCACCGCTCGACAGCTTCCGCTACGGGAAGCGGCTGTGGCTCGATGTCGATACCGGCTTGACCCTCAAGCAGAGCCTGCTCGACGAGACCGGGCGGGTCGTGGAAACCTTCCAGCTGACGGTGCTCGAGCGGCCGCGGTTGCACCAGGGTGAAGTGAGCGTCGACGCCCCCCGCGAGGCGCCCCGGGATGCGTGGCGTCCCGGCTGGCTGCCCGCGGGCTTCCGGTCGCTGCCGGTAGAGACCGGAAGCGGGCCCCATGGCAGTGAAGTGACCCATCGCCTCTACAGCGATGGCCTGTCCACCTTCAGTGTCTTCGTCTCACCCCTCGATGGCATCGCGTCCCTGGCTCCCGGCCTGCATCGGCTCGGCGTCTCCCATGCCGTGGTGCGTCATCGCGACCTGGGTGGTGCCCCGCGCCAGGTATTGGTCATGGGCGAGATGCCGCCGCGGGTGCTGCTGCGGGTCGCCGATGCCCTGAGCTGGGAGGCCACCGATTCCTGA
- the xthA gene encoding exodeoxyribonuclease III: MRLVSFNINGIRARLHQLEALVAACRPAVIGLQETKVQDAEFPREAVEALGYRVVYHGQKGHYGVALMIDVAQCGEPRAVHYGFPDDGETSQRRMIGVVLEPAAGEPLTVWNGYFPQGENIEHPLKFPHKREFYAQLRRLLEGAHRPDERLAVMGDFNISPEDIDIGIGEPNRRRWLREGKTSFQPVEREWLAGIKAWGLTDSYRLHYPTVDDRFSWFDYRSKGFDREPKRGLRIDHILVTAPLAERVVDAGIDYELRGMEKPSDHAPVWAELAL; encoded by the coding sequence ATGCGCCTGGTTTCATTCAATATCAACGGCATTCGTGCGCGTCTCCATCAGCTGGAAGCGTTGGTGGCGGCTTGTCGTCCGGCGGTGATCGGGCTGCAGGAGACCAAGGTGCAGGACGCCGAGTTTCCGCGCGAGGCGGTGGAAGCCCTGGGCTACCGGGTCGTCTACCACGGGCAGAAGGGCCACTACGGGGTGGCCTTGATGATCGATGTCGCCCAGTGCGGTGAGCCCCGGGCGGTGCACTACGGCTTCCCCGACGACGGCGAGACGTCCCAGCGGCGCATGATCGGCGTGGTCCTGGAGCCGGCCGCCGGTGAGCCGTTGACGGTGTGGAACGGCTACTTCCCCCAGGGCGAGAACATCGAGCATCCACTGAAGTTTCCCCACAAGCGTGAGTTCTATGCCCAGCTCCGGCGCCTGCTGGAGGGCGCCCATCGCCCCGACGAGCGCCTGGCGGTGATGGGCGACTTCAACATCTCTCCCGAGGATATCGATATCGGCATCGGCGAGCCCAACCGCCGGCGCTGGCTGCGCGAGGGCAAGACCAGCTTCCAGCCCGTGGAGCGCGAGTGGCTCGCCGGGATCAAGGCCTGGGGGCTCACCGACAGTTACCGCCTGCACTATCCGACGGTGGACGATCGCTTCAGCTGGTTCGACTATCGTTCGAAGGGCTTCGACCGGGAGCCGAAGCGCGGCCTGCGCATCGACCATATCCTGGTCACCGCACCGCTGGCGGAAAGGGTGGTCGACGCCGGTATCGACTATGAGCTGCGCGGCATGGAAAAGCCCTCCGACCACGCCCCGGTATGGGCCGAGCTGGCGCTGTAG
- a CDS encoding sigma-E factor negative regulatory protein, producing MSQNARESLSALMDNEGDELELRRVLKSLDDEPDAAEAWRRYHLMRSLMRRETEVDVSVDLSAGILARLESEPAPVLDAGTAPAARRRALPFARSAGIAAAVSLMVISGVQFYNGGGIPAEGGASELAAGAGEGGQASPAGLSSQGIQRPSLADLPLFQFPQGGGSGLMTVGAGMQSTPMFMVPSQRQSLMADEEQARLLQSYLDRHAEGAAYRSGDAWMPLLRASGGDNLGQR from the coding sequence ATGAGTCAGAACGCACGGGAATCGCTTTCTGCCCTGATGGACAACGAGGGCGACGAGCTGGAGCTTCGCCGCGTACTGAAGTCGCTGGACGACGAACCGGATGCCGCCGAGGCGTGGCGACGCTATCACCTCATGCGCAGCCTGATGCGGCGCGAGACGGAGGTGGATGTCAGCGTCGACCTCTCCGCAGGCATCCTGGCGCGTCTCGAGAGCGAGCCGGCGCCGGTCCTCGACGCCGGCACTGCACCCGCCGCCCGCCGCCGCGCGCTGCCATTCGCGCGCAGTGCCGGCATCGCCGCCGCCGTATCGCTGATGGTGATCAGCGGCGTGCAGTTCTACAACGGTGGCGGCATACCCGCCGAGGGCGGGGCATCCGAGCTGGCCGCCGGCGCCGGAGAGGGGGGGCAGGCCTCTCCCGCGGGCCTTTCGAGTCAAGGTATCCAGCGCCCCTCGCTGGCCGACCTGCCGCTCTTCCAGTTTCCCCAGGGGGGGGGCAGTGGCCTGATGACCGTGGGTGCCGGAATGCAGAGCACGCCGATGTTCATGGTCCCCAGCCAGCGGCAGTCGCTGATGGCGGACGAGGAGCAGGCGCGTCTGCTCCAATCCTACCTGGATCGCCACGCCGAGGGCGCCGCCTATCGCAGCGGCGACGCCTGGATGCCGCTGCTGCGCGCCAGCGGGGGCGATAACCTGGGCCAGCGCTGA
- the rpoE gene encoding RNA polymerase sigma factor RpoE yields the protein MGARETDQQLVERAQKGDTRAFDLLVKKYQHKIIGLIGRYVHDHAEVQDVAQEAFIKAYRALGKFRAESAFYTWMYRIAINTAKNHLVSRGRRPPGSDLDIVDAEILDQSGRLSDTETPEAAMARDQLEAAIFEAIEALPDDLRTAITLRELDGLSYEDISNIMECPVGTVRSRIFRAREAVDAHIQPLVTTARNREAGDE from the coding sequence ATGGGTGCCAGGGAAACCGACCAGCAGCTCGTCGAGCGTGCCCAGAAGGGCGATACTCGCGCCTTCGACCTGCTGGTGAAGAAGTATCAGCACAAGATCATCGGCCTGATCGGTCGCTATGTGCACGATCATGCCGAAGTGCAGGATGTGGCCCAGGAGGCCTTCATCAAGGCCTATCGTGCCCTGGGCAAGTTCCGCGCCGAGAGTGCGTTCTATACCTGGATGTACCGTATTGCCATCAATACGGCGAAGAACCATCTGGTGTCCCGGGGACGGCGTCCGCCGGGCAGCGATCTGGATATCGTCGATGCCGAGATCCTCGACCAGAGCGGGCGTCTCTCAGATACCGAGACCCCCGAGGCGGCCATGGCCCGCGACCAGCTGGAGGCGGCCATCTTCGAGGCGATCGAGGCGCTGCCCGATGACCTGCGCACGGCGATCACGCTGCGCGAGCTGGATGGCCTCTCCTACGAGGACATCTCCAATATCATGGAATGCCCGGTCGGCACGGTACGTTCGCGTATCTTCCGGGCACGGGAGGCGGTGGATGCGCATATCCAGCCGCTGGTCACCACCGCGCGCAATCGCGAGGCGGGAGATGAGTGA
- a CDS encoding 3-deoxy-7-phosphoheptulonate synthase produces MTDQQVSNLNVLSQDVLITPEALKQEIPLTDAAEKTVIEGRHTIQRILDGEDPRLLVVVGPCSIHDVDAALDYARRLRRLADEVKDSLYIVMRVYFEKPRTTVGWKGLINDPHLNGSFEIEEGLHIARKLLVELAEMGLPLATEALDPISPQYIQDCISWSAIGARTTESQTHREMSSGLSCPVGFKNGTDGSLDVAVNALQSVAHPHNFLGIDYKGRVAIIRTRGNVYGHVVLRGGNGKPNYDSVSVALAEQELNQAGIKPNIMIDCSHANSNKDAALQPLVLENVTNQLLDGNRSIIGLMVESNIGWGNQKLTEDPSQLEYGVSITDACIDWETTEQAFREMNEKLAPVLAKRIEG; encoded by the coding sequence ATGACAGATCAGCAGGTCAGCAACCTCAACGTCCTCTCCCAGGACGTGCTTATCACCCCGGAAGCCCTCAAGCAGGAGATTCCGCTTACCGACGCCGCCGAGAAGACGGTCATCGAGGGGCGCCACACCATCCAGCGCATCCTCGACGGCGAGGATCCACGCCTGCTGGTCGTGGTCGGCCCCTGCTCCATCCACGACGTGGACGCCGCCCTCGACTACGCGCGCCGCCTGCGCCGCCTGGCCGATGAGGTGAAGGACAGCCTGTATATCGTGATGCGCGTCTACTTCGAGAAGCCGCGCACCACCGTGGGCTGGAAGGGCCTGATCAACGACCCCCACCTCAATGGCTCCTTCGAGATCGAGGAAGGGCTGCATATCGCCCGCAAGCTGCTGGTGGAGCTCGCCGAGATGGGCCTGCCGCTGGCCACCGAGGCACTCGACCCGATCTCGCCGCAATATATCCAGGACTGCATCAGCTGGTCGGCCATCGGGGCGCGCACTACCGAGTCCCAGACCCACCGCGAGATGTCCTCCGGCCTCTCCTGCCCGGTGGGCTTCAAGAACGGCACCGACGGCAGCCTGGATGTCGCGGTCAACGCCCTGCAGTCGGTGGCACACCCCCACAACTTCCTGGGCATCGACTACAAGGGCCGAGTGGCGATCATTCGCACACGCGGCAACGTATACGGCCACGTGGTACTGCGCGGCGGCAATGGCAAGCCCAACTACGACAGCGTCAGCGTGGCACTGGCCGAGCAGGAGCTCAACCAGGCCGGCATCAAGCCCAACATCATGATCGACTGCTCCCACGCCAACTCCAACAAGGATGCCGCACTGCAGCCGCTGGTACTGGAGAACGTCACCAACCAACTGCTCGACGGCAACCGTTCGATCATCGGCCTGATGGTCGAGTCCAACATCGGCTGGGGCAACCAGAAGCTGACCGAGGATCCCAGCCAGCTCGAGTACGGTGTCTCCATCACCGACGCCTGCATCGACTGGGAGACCACCGAGCAGGCATTCAGGGAGATGAACGAGAAGCTGGCACCGGTCCTGGCCAAGCGGATCGAGGGCTGA
- a CDS encoding DegQ family serine endoprotease, giving the protein MMRMLRYLSQWMLLAAALLAWQSAMARELPDFTELVEEAAPGVVNISTTRLVESRNPFQGFGSEEIPEIFRHFFGDRFPMPPGQAPGKPQERQSLGSGFIISDDGYIMTNAHVVDGADEILVRLNDRRELPAELVGSDERTDVAVLKVDAGDLPALRLGDSDSLRVGEWVAAIGSPFGFDHSVTAGIISAIDRTLPRDAYVPFIQTDVAINPGNSGGPLFNLDGEVVGINSQIFTRSGGFMGLSFAIPINVAMDVANQLRDGGEVRRGWLGVMIQPVSRDLAESFDMDEPRGALIADLDPEGPAAEGGLQAGDVILAVDGARVHDSSTLPRLIGRIAPGSDVELELMRDGERQTLELTLGDWPDSGSVATGKSRDSQQSRLGISVVELDAAERERLGIEGGVRIAEVDSSGAAASAGLQPGDILVSIDHRTVNSASQLVSLVSELPADRAVPVRLYRDGHSLFVALRLTGD; this is encoded by the coding sequence ATGATGCGAATGCTGCGATACCTTTCCCAGTGGATGCTGCTGGCCGCGGCCTTGCTGGCCTGGCAGAGTGCCATGGCCCGCGAGCTACCCGACTTCACCGAGCTGGTGGAGGAGGCCGCCCCCGGCGTGGTGAACATCTCGACGACCCGCCTGGTCGAGAGCCGCAATCCCTTCCAGGGGTTTGGCAGCGAGGAGATCCCTGAGATCTTCCGCCACTTCTTCGGCGACCGTTTCCCGATGCCGCCTGGCCAGGCCCCGGGAAAGCCCCAGGAGCGTCAGTCGCTGGGCTCCGGCTTCATCATCAGCGATGACGGCTACATCATGACTAACGCCCATGTGGTCGATGGCGCCGATGAAATCCTGGTGCGCCTCAACGATCGCCGCGAGCTGCCCGCGGAGCTGGTGGGCAGCGACGAGCGCACCGACGTGGCGGTGCTCAAGGTCGATGCCGGCGACCTGCCGGCGTTGCGGCTGGGCGACTCCGATAGCCTCAGGGTCGGCGAGTGGGTGGCGGCCATCGGCTCCCCCTTCGGCTTCGATCATTCGGTTACCGCGGGCATCATCAGCGCCATCGACCGTACCCTGCCGCGGGATGCCTATGTGCCGTTCATCCAGACCGATGTGGCGATCAATCCCGGCAACTCCGGTGGGCCGCTGTTCAATCTCGATGGCGAGGTCGTGGGCATCAACTCCCAGATCTTCACCCGCAGCGGTGGCTTCATGGGACTGTCGTTCGCGATTCCCATCAACGTCGCCATGGACGTTGCCAACCAACTGCGCGATGGTGGCGAGGTGCGCCGCGGCTGGCTGGGGGTGATGATCCAGCCGGTATCGCGTGACCTGGCCGAGTCCTTCGACATGGACGAGCCGCGTGGTGCGCTGATCGCCGACCTCGACCCCGAGGGGCCAGCGGCGGAGGGCGGCCTCCAGGCCGGCGACGTCATTCTCGCCGTGGATGGTGCACGGGTACATGACTCCAGCACCCTGCCACGCCTGATCGGGCGCATCGCGCCGGGCAGCGATGTCGAGCTCGAGCTGATGCGCGACGGCGAGCGCCAAACCCTGGAGCTGACCCTGGGAGACTGGCCCGACAGCGGCAGTGTCGCCACAGGAAAGAGCCGCGATAGCCAGCAGTCGCGCCTGGGCATCTCCGTGGTCGAGCTGGATGCCGCCGAACGCGAGCGCCTGGGCATCGAGGGCGGTGTGCGCATCGCCGAGGTCGACTCCAGCGGCGCCGCAGCATCGGCGGGCCTGCAGCCCGGCGACATCCTGGTCAGCATCGATCACCGGACCGTCAACAGCGCATCACAGCTGGTCTCCCTGGTGAGCGAACTGCCCGCGGATCGCGCCGTGCCGGTGCGCCTCTATCGTGATGGCCACTCGCTGTTCGTGGCCCTGCGCCTGACCGGCGATTGA
- the rhlB gene encoding ATP-dependent RNA helicase RhlB has translation MSESEQTTAPAENRKPKRRRRKPRRRQSNWDLRQFQVPPVAGKWRFHDFDLPLPLMHAIHALGFEYCTPIQAEALGHALLGGDIVGKAQTGTGKTAAFLISIIAYFLEEERPNGQKDGAPRALIVAPTRELALQIEKDAKALARFTDLKVASVVGGMDYQKQRDALGGKLDILVATPGRLLDFHQKRDVDLTQVEVLVLDEADRMLSMGFIPDVRRIIRHTPKKEERQTFLFSATFSEDILALASQWTHEPAHVEIAVTIDNAADIDQRVYMVGDADKQRLLVKLLQQESFDRVMVFGNRRDLVRKLDDLLRKTGIDVAMLSGDVPQNQRIETLEKFRAGEIQVLVATDVAGRGIHIEDVSHVINYTLPEDPEDYVHRIGRTGRAGAKGISISFVGEEDAFSLPEIERFIGDKLPCEHPPEGLL, from the coding sequence ATGAGCGAGTCGGAACAGACCACGGCCCCGGCCGAGAACCGCAAGCCCAAGCGTCGTCGTCGCAAGCCGCGCCGTCGCCAGTCGAACTGGGATCTACGCCAGTTCCAGGTCCCCCCGGTGGCCGGCAAGTGGCGCTTTCACGACTTCGACCTGCCCCTGCCGCTGATGCATGCCATCCATGCGCTGGGCTTCGAGTACTGCACGCCGATCCAGGCCGAGGCCCTCGGCCACGCCCTGCTCGGCGGCGATATCGTCGGCAAGGCCCAGACCGGCACCGGCAAGACCGCCGCCTTCCTGATCTCGATCATCGCCTACTTCCTCGAGGAAGAGCGCCCCAACGGCCAGAAGGACGGCGCCCCCCGCGCGCTGATCGTGGCGCCGACACGCGAGCTCGCCCTGCAGATCGAGAAGGATGCCAAGGCCCTGGCCCGCTTCACCGATCTCAAGGTGGCAAGCGTGGTGGGCGGCATGGACTACCAGAAGCAGCGCGACGCCCTCGGCGGCAAGCTGGACATCCTGGTGGCCACCCCGGGGCGCCTGCTCGACTTCCACCAGAAGCGCGACGTCGACCTGACCCAGGTCGAGGTGCTGGTGCTCGATGAGGCCGACCGCATGCTCTCCATGGGCTTCATTCCCGACGTCAGGCGGATCATCCGCCACACGCCGAAGAAGGAGGAGCGCCAGACCTTCCTGTTCTCGGCCACCTTCAGCGAGGATATCCTGGCGCTGGCCAGCCAGTGGACCCATGAGCCGGCCCATGTCGAGATCGCGGTCACCATCGATAACGCCGCCGACATCGACCAGCGGGTCTACATGGTCGGCGATGCCGACAAGCAGCGCCTGCTGGTCAAGCTCCTCCAGCAGGAGAGCTTCGACCGCGTGATGGTCTTCGGCAATCGCCGCGACCTGGTGCGCAAGCTCGACGACCTGCTGCGCAAGACGGGCATCGACGTGGCCATGCTCTCCGGGGACGTGCCGCAGAACCAGCGCATCGAAACCCTCGAGAAGTTCCGCGCCGGCGAGATCCAGGTGCTGGTGGCCACCGATGTGGCCGGCCGCGGCATCCATATCGAGGATGTCAGCCACGTCATCAACTACACCCTGCCGGAAGACCCGGAGGACTACGTCCACCGTATCGGCCGCACCGGCCGGGCCGGCGCCAAGGGCATATCGATCAGCTTCGTGGGCGAGGAGGATGCCTTCTCGCTGCCCGAGATCGAGCGCTTCATCGGCGACAAGCTGCCCTGCGAGCATCCTCCCGAAGGCCTGCTGTAG